Genomic segment of Bacteroides stercoris ATCC 43183:
CCGGAAAAGCAATTAGCCCGTGGCTACAGCATTACATTGAAAAACGGAAAAGCAATAAAGAATGCTTCTCTCTTAAATGAGGGTGATGAAATTATCACTCGCCTGTATAAAGGAGAAGTGGTTTCAGTAGTAACAAATAAACTGTCAAAAAAATAAATAATCCTATGCCTGCACCCAAGAAAAAAGAGACTTATTCCCAAGCGATGGAACGGTTGGAGAAAATTGTCAGTCAGATAGACAACAATGAACTGGAAATAGATGAACTTGCCGTAAAGATAAAGGAGGCAAATGAAATCATTGCTTTTTGCAGTGATAAGTTGACTAAGG
This window contains:
- the xseB gene encoding exodeoxyribonuclease VII small subunit, with product MPAPKKKETYSQAMERLEKIVSQIDNNELEIDELAVKIKEANEIIAFCSDKLTKADREVQKLLSDKQES